In the genome of Candoia aspera isolate rCanAsp1 chromosome 1, rCanAsp1.hap2, whole genome shotgun sequence, one region contains:
- the FBXO9 gene encoding F-box only protein 9 isoform X1, with amino-acid sequence MAEGEEDCCSDIVKEDDNDSSGEANLEAELQMFRAQWMFELTPGGSSTGLETRSCRTRGPLLKAVDTKGKLELAKEEKARELFLKAVEQEQNGALYEAIKFYRLAMQLVPDIEFKITYTRSPEGDSIGKSYIEDNEDDSKMADLLSYFQQLTLQESSIKLCQPELDLNQTHISVLPMELLMYIFRWVVSSDLDLRSLEQLSLVCRGFYICARDPEIWRQACLKVWGRTCNKMVPYTSWREMFVKRPRVRFDGVYISKTTYIRQGEQSLDGFYRAWHQVDYYRYLRFFPDGQVMMLTTPEEPQSIVPRLRTKNTRTDAILLGHYRLSQDTDNQTKVFAVMTKKKEEKPIDYHKFRYFCRVPVQETDHSFHVGLQLTSSGRQKFNKLIWIHHSCHITYKSTGETAVSSFDIDKMYTPLFFARVKSFTAFSERPL; translated from the exons ATG GCAGAAGGTGAAGAAGATTGTTGCTCTGACATAGTAAAGGAGGATGACAATGACAGTTCTGGTGAAGCAAATCTTGAG GCAGAGCTTCAGATGTTCAGAGCCCAGTGGATGTTTGAACTTACCCCAGGGGGGAGCTCTACAGGTCTGGAAACTCGATCCTGCAGAACAAGAGGGCCTTTATTAAAGGCTGTAGATACCAAAGGGAAATTAGAACTTGCAAAAGAGGAAAAG GCAAGAGAACTGTTCCTGAAGGCAGTAGAACAAGAACAAAATGGGGCTCTTTATGAAG ctaTTAAGTTTTACCGCCTGGCTATGCAACTTGTCCCAGATATTGAGTTTAAGATTACCTATACCAGATCACCAGAAGGTGACAGTATTGGGAAAAGCTA CATTGAAGATAATGAGGATGATAGCAAAATGGCTGACCTTCTCTCTTACTTTCAACAACTCACTCTTCAGGAATCATCCATCAAACTGTGTCAGCCTGAGCTTGATCTGAATCAGACTCATATCTCAG tgTTGCCTATGGAGCTATTAATGTATATTTTTCGATGGGTAGTTTCCAGTGATCTGGACCTGAGATCTTTAGAACAGTTATCATTGGTCTGCAGAGGTTTTTACATTTGTGCCAG GGACCCTGAAATCTGGCGTCAGGCTTGTCTGAAGGTTTGGGGCAGAACATGTAATAAAATGGTTCCTTATACCTCGTGGAGGGAAATGTTCGTGAAAAGACCTAGAGTTCGATTTGATG GGGTATATATCAGCAAGACAACATACATTCGTCAAGGAGAACAGTCTCTTGATGGGTTCTATCGGGCATGGCACCAAGTGGACTATTACAG GTACCTGAGATTTTTCCCAGATGGCCAAGTAATGATGCTAACAACTCCAGAAGAACCTCAGTCTATTGTTCCTCGATTACGGACTAAAAACACAAG AACTGATGCAATTCTGCTTGGACATTATCGCCTTTCCCAGGATACGGACAATCAAACCAAAGTATTTGCTGTAAtgacaaagaagaaggaagag AAACCAATTGACTATCACAAGTTCAGATATTTCTGTCGTGTCCCTGTGCAAGAAACTGATCACAGTTTTCACGTAGGGTTACAGCTGACTTCCAGTGGCCGTCAGAAATTTAATAAACTCATTTGGATTCATCACTCTTGCCACATAACTTACAA gtCTACTGGTGAGACAGCAGTCTCTTCTTTTGACATTGACAAGATGTACACCCCTTTGTTCTTTGCACGAGTGAAGAGCTTTACTGCATTTTCAGAAAGGCCTCTCTAA
- the FBXO9 gene encoding F-box only protein 9 isoform X2, with translation MAEGEEDCCSDIVKEDDNDSSGEANLEARELFLKAVEQEQNGALYEAIKFYRLAMQLVPDIEFKITYTRSPEGDSIGKSYIEDNEDDSKMADLLSYFQQLTLQESSIKLCQPELDLNQTHISVLPMELLMYIFRWVVSSDLDLRSLEQLSLVCRGFYICARDPEIWRQACLKVWGRTCNKMVPYTSWREMFVKRPRVRFDGVYISKTTYIRQGEQSLDGFYRAWHQVDYYRYLRFFPDGQVMMLTTPEEPQSIVPRLRTKNTRTDAILLGHYRLSQDTDNQTKVFAVMTKKKEEKPIDYHKFRYFCRVPVQETDHSFHVGLQLTSSGRQKFNKLIWIHHSCHITYKSTGETAVSSFDIDKMYTPLFFARVKSFTAFSERPL, from the exons ATG GCAGAAGGTGAAGAAGATTGTTGCTCTGACATAGTAAAGGAGGATGACAATGACAGTTCTGGTGAAGCAAATCTTGAG GCAAGAGAACTGTTCCTGAAGGCAGTAGAACAAGAACAAAATGGGGCTCTTTATGAAG ctaTTAAGTTTTACCGCCTGGCTATGCAACTTGTCCCAGATATTGAGTTTAAGATTACCTATACCAGATCACCAGAAGGTGACAGTATTGGGAAAAGCTA CATTGAAGATAATGAGGATGATAGCAAAATGGCTGACCTTCTCTCTTACTTTCAACAACTCACTCTTCAGGAATCATCCATCAAACTGTGTCAGCCTGAGCTTGATCTGAATCAGACTCATATCTCAG tgTTGCCTATGGAGCTATTAATGTATATTTTTCGATGGGTAGTTTCCAGTGATCTGGACCTGAGATCTTTAGAACAGTTATCATTGGTCTGCAGAGGTTTTTACATTTGTGCCAG GGACCCTGAAATCTGGCGTCAGGCTTGTCTGAAGGTTTGGGGCAGAACATGTAATAAAATGGTTCCTTATACCTCGTGGAGGGAAATGTTCGTGAAAAGACCTAGAGTTCGATTTGATG GGGTATATATCAGCAAGACAACATACATTCGTCAAGGAGAACAGTCTCTTGATGGGTTCTATCGGGCATGGCACCAAGTGGACTATTACAG GTACCTGAGATTTTTCCCAGATGGCCAAGTAATGATGCTAACAACTCCAGAAGAACCTCAGTCTATTGTTCCTCGATTACGGACTAAAAACACAAG AACTGATGCAATTCTGCTTGGACATTATCGCCTTTCCCAGGATACGGACAATCAAACCAAAGTATTTGCTGTAAtgacaaagaagaaggaagag AAACCAATTGACTATCACAAGTTCAGATATTTCTGTCGTGTCCCTGTGCAAGAAACTGATCACAGTTTTCACGTAGGGTTACAGCTGACTTCCAGTGGCCGTCAGAAATTTAATAAACTCATTTGGATTCATCACTCTTGCCACATAACTTACAA gtCTACTGGTGAGACAGCAGTCTCTTCTTTTGACATTGACAAGATGTACACCCCTTTGTTCTTTGCACGAGTGAAGAGCTTTACTGCATTTTCAGAAAGGCCTCTCTAA